A stretch of the Pseudomonadota bacterium genome encodes the following:
- a CDS encoding VOC family protein, which produces MLSHVMIGSSDIERSRAFYNAVLGVLGAPEPIENVNTTGQTRLFYRHNSSTFCVTQPINGEPASVANGSTIGFACDSPEQLQAFHDTAIAHGATAVEDPPGPRENTMGVLYLCYFLDPDGHKICGLHRPPRDT; this is translated from the coding sequence ATGCTAAGCCATGTGATGATTGGGTCCAGCGACATCGAGCGCTCCCGCGCCTTCTACAACGCGGTGCTCGGGGTGTTAGGCGCACCCGAGCCAATCGAGAACGTCAATACGACCGGCCAGACGCGCCTGTTCTACCGGCACAACTCGTCCACCTTTTGTGTGACGCAGCCGATAAACGGCGAGCCGGCTAGCGTCGCGAACGGCTCGACCATCGGCTTCGCCTGCGACTCGCCCGAGCAACTGCAAGCCTTCCACGACACGGCCATCGCCCACGGCGCCACGGCCGTCGAGGACCCACCCGGTCCACGCGAGAACACCATGGGCGTGCTCTACCTCTGTTACTTCCTGGACCCGGACGGCCACAAGATTTGCGGTCTGCACCGGCCACCGCGCGACACCTGA